tagtcggcttcttgcagatttcgaagctgttgtgatgtttcgaagatctggaaatatttaaccgttagttcatcctgaatttttgatatgttatgaaagagtcgatgaggaacaacttcaatgaagaaagcataccgatctgaacaagagaaaatggagtttcgaagctcacaacaaatctgacgggttgacagacaaataataaccagtcattcatcatacctgaatttcttgagttatacagctccgagggatctcaaatttggatatgttgtagttcacaagctgaggaacaacttcaatgaagaaagcataccgatctgaacaagagaaaatggagtttcgaagctcacaacaaatctgacgggttgacagaaaaataataaccagtcattcatcatacctgagtttcttgagttatacagctccgagggatctcaaatttggatatgttgtagttcacaagctgaggaacaacttcaatgaagaaagcatgctgatctgagcaagagaaaatagagtttccaagctcacaacaaatctgacgggttgacagacaaatgataaacagtcactcatcatacctggatttctggagttgtactgctccgatggctctccaatttggatatgttgtagttaaggaattaacgaacaactttcatgaagacaactttgtgattcgacctacagatgatggtgttatgttgaaaaacaattccggttgttaggggaaatgaaaaacaattccaccaaagaaacatcattatgatgtttcatcattatggtgttttcatcattatgatgtttcatcattatggtgttttcatcattatgatgtttcatcattatggtgttttcatcattatgatgctttcatcattgtgatgcttccatcattgtgatgcttccattatgatgttaatgcaccaacggttacaccttctgcaattccacttattcgggcctcgcaaccttcatcaacaaaatctatgaagaaaaagtccggggctaccacttagaaaacaaaagaatgaagttttggtacttacgacatggactattagcaagacacctcattcgtcaactccctcgactagagacttgggggactcccaccatatgctactacgccttggtactcaaaagttcgtgactactcagtgacttggatttttcaagtctccaaccgagaagttttcctcactcgggaaattaagggaacactacctcaaactacatgcttcactcacaaagcttcaacaatacaggtttcaacaaaagcaaaaattcaaagaactttatgaagaaggctttggtgtatttaacacaatatgttgaaatgaagcaaagcttatttattaatattttcgataagccacaaatatgtacatatacatgagtcaaaataaacaaacaaaagggagccttcacaaaggttgcttaggggaagtctcagcagtcggtagagccccagaaagagaaagcaccggagggtggttatccggagcctcagtacttgacaaaaccccagaaggaggaggcattggaggttcatcatttgaagcttcattaccaggtacagccccagaggacgaaggcaataaatgcctttggaacaaacccacaaaccgctgatgatcaagtaaaaccttaccatcagattccttcatctggtcaagcttcctcttcatgtttgtagcatagtcatgggcgagccggtgcaactgcttattctcatgcttgagccctctaatctcctgtttgagactcatcacttcagcagccaatgattcaacttggcgggttctagcaaataggcgttgggccatattagacacagaacctgcacactgaacactaagagccagagagtccttaacagccaactcatcagaccgtttggaaagtagtctgttatctttgggagtgagaaggttcctggccaccactgcagcggtcatatcattcttcatcacagaatccccaacggtaagaggaccagtaggggatatgaaggatgggcgccatatattgtctggagaaggcgtggctgtctcttctccaaggttcaagtcaaaacgacggtcggagggtccagacattttcaaatgtgttgaagaaggaagaggtcagacaaatcaagatcttagaagtgcaagaaatgagcttctactggtagagattcaagtgtgctgtggaacttaatgccagcctctataaaaatctgcactcgacggagcttcagaaatcgaagaggcgtttgctttctcaaaagctgggctgctcagagaccacgagggccgatctcagaaatcgaagaggcgaatgctttctcaaaagctgggctgctcagagaccacgagggccgatctcagaaatcgaagaagcacctgctttttcagcctcgtcagcacctgtcacatgcacactcaactttgcggaaattacgggcaatctgtcgaagatttctggtgaagtagaaagcacgtgaatcttactgttcaatcaccgctctccatatgcaccatcaacacctcgggtaccacatataactttgtcaaagatctctgacaaagtttaggcacgagaatttcgaagttccagctaccctactattacccataagggtaaaggaacagcaccactgcttgacaactggaaagtccctatgtgtgtcgacctccgtgttttgcggcaagacaggttggcaagaacgtccaacctttactcacattcgagaaaagactcccaacataattactttctcaaaaaccggagtagcaccgctttccgaatctcgagagtcagatcctcgacgggattgcttgttcgaaaaccgaagaggcacaactctcagaacttcgagagccagatttccttagataaagcttgtctgtaatcttcacacgtaacatcagctttccagataccacataccactttttcaaagtgctctgacaaaattaaaacacgtgaagctggcagctcccactacattgatgtgaccaagaagggtaaaagaatagcattactacttgttattgggaaatccctatatacattgacctccctcctcaacggacaggcaaacctgcaaaaatgctcaaccctttctcgcattcgaagaggcaccctcaacataacctctcgaaatactcagctttatttccccccgataatacctcagcaaataagccacaccaagaacaagagtatctcatatcatcagggtcgaaagcaagagtatcccatatcatgctttctccctgtctttgtctttgtccttgtccacacctgcaggacaaggagaaagagagcagtcagtcggaacctgaaatcaaacctccaatttggaactgactgcctggagcctttgcctggttgcttacttagcattgctctcgagtactcatcctcaactgctgtcaaggtcacgaattccaccggcaaatacctcatgacagttgatcagatattggctctttacactggaGCTGCCAaacgtggatgagtcactatgaaggaatgttctgaaggaccatttaaatgcaaaggttgcacaccacttctgccatgcaaaagattgaagcagaaggttcaacggtgagctgaaacagatcactacagcacgacacctttccataccacattcattattccgtcaacagcaaaagtatcccatatcatcaaggtcgaacgtactctagatttgatggacttgttttgaccctcaaatatttgaatcggccttatactctgaagggcaccagaaaaccctccagcacagttcaagaataagcctgtggaaagttacttcttcaaaagcaaaagtatctcatatcatctcttatccatttgcttctccttatcctggcagttgaatgagagacaaggagaatgagaacaatcaaccggaagccgacgtcaaacctctgatcctgggttgcttacttggaagtttgactgcttaccttgtctgtcacctctttcggcagatctcctagctcggcgacttgggggactcctactatagggtttgtatcacacttgactaagcccgaaactacaactaagcttcaagtgaaattgatacattaccttgtgcgtcaacatcagctaagtacaccattcccggatggaggaaaggtacttccagagaagggcagatgaagatcagaccacacttcggtacttagaagtttcgtgattactcaagggattggatcttgcaagtccccaaccgaggagtttccctcactcgggaacttaggggagcactgtttgtaccatacttgaccaatcccgaaactaccgagcaccggccaacgctatactgtcaaggacccagaagagttcccctccgaccaggaggccaatcactactcgacacgtgtcaagattagaagccaatcagagcgcagcacgtgtcaacatcaagaaccaatcataacatgacacatgtcaatgtgacaaagctacaagtttttctataaataggggtcattcccccacaatattgccgaatgccattttgtgtgaaatcattcacaagaactcactaaattgagagcttgatcatttgtacttgtgtaagcccttcactactaataagaactcctctactccgtggacgtagccaatctgggtgaaccacgtacatcctgtgtttgcttctctgtctctattcatttacgtacttatcctcactagtgaccgaagcaaccaagcgaaggtcataaaacctgacactttctgttgtaccaaagtcttcgctgattttgtgcatcaacaaactccATGGCTTTTTCCTAATATCTcagatagttttttttttttttgcttgatCTTGTGTTTGATGGAGATGATGAACGCAGGTGGCTCTATAAATATGGAGGGATTATGGGATGAGGAAGTGGGATCGAAGCCATGCATGGCGACGAGTGTCCGATTTACGTGTCGATCGTCAGATCAATCCAGAGCTCCAGTGGAGACTATTTTGACATGCCTTACTAGCTTTTGTAGCAGCGGTTTCTGGTTTTGGATTTGCATTGAATTGTTTTGTGTTGTAGTACTTTAATTAATTGGGACGGACAAAAGGTCGGGGGATTTTTATTTGGCGAGTTTTGGTGGGCATGCAAAAAGGATGCGACGCCTGATCGGTGTCTTCTGCAGCGCTCACCATGTCCATGTGAATCACATGGCAGTCGCCTGTACGGACATGTAAGGTTTTAGCTACCAAACAATTTATCTATTGACTTcctttctttaaatttttttctctgTCAGATACTTCTCTCACTACTATAGCTTGCAAAATTTCGTTACTGAAATCAGCGTAATCATATTCATTAGaacaaatatttttaattgattccTCTTTTATCTTTATTAGACGTGATTTTTTTAATAACTATGGTCATAAGCACTTCTACCAAAAGTATAaccatttaaaaaagaaaatgcttTTTGTCTGCAACGTGCTTCTTCAGAAAGCGTTAAAAATGATCTTCTAATCTCCTTTAAGATTACTAGTATAGCGATGTGAGATGTTCCATATGCAAGAATAAGTCATTCATCTCCAAAATCCTATAGCAATCAAAGCCATTTCGCTTGTACAATGTTACCAACGAAATAACAAAATGTATGCACAAGTTCAGTACACAAACTTCTCAATCATTTTCGCCCAACATACGAGAACTAATATGCTTCCATTTCTTTCTGCTAAAATCTACCATTCCGAGCTTTAGAAAGATAGTTGGAAACTAATTCTCTCAAAGTTCAGGCATGCCCTTCCCCGTCTTAGCATCGTAAGTCTTCTCGAACACGACATCCATCGGAGTGTCCTTGGGGCCAGCTGCAACCAAAGTTTGTTTGGATTATCAGCGGAAAATATGGCAAACTGAGATATGTGTTCACAAGTAGCAACAAAAGAATATAAGATCTGAGGACTTGAGATAAGTACCAACTGTAGGTCTTGGAGTAGTCCTTATCTTCAAGATCTCAGGACGAGGGATTATAGATCCCGACGCGCCTAATCCCCTAGATACTCGAACTTTCATTCCATCCTCGAGATATCTCACACCAACCTTAACAGGCCTCCTGCAGGATGAAAATTTTTATCACCACGCTGAAAGAGTGAAACAAAGGACGAAGACATGACGAATTTTAAAACATAATGTTAAGACGAGTGCATGCTTACCCTGTCACTGGATCAACAACTTGAACATTTGAGGCATGGAGAGGCGCTTCAACAGTAAAAATCCCACCTTCATGACCTTGGCCTTGCTTGATATGTTTCTTTACCTGCAACGACAGAGTACTTGTTCAGCGGCAACcaaagtttacaaaatttattaGAACCTTGAACATCACATGCTACATGATGCTCGTCTGAATGGTATCCTTCAGACCTATGGATTTTTTCAATACGATGGGACTCATTCCATATGCATTGCACAAGATAAAGAACTTCACTACTAATATGATCATTAGAATACCTACCAACCATTAAAGATACTTTTGATAAATAAGTATACTGTCGACAGACTCTCACCCACATTACACTGGCCAATTctacttgcttaatagcatGCGTGGAATGAGCACAGGCCCAAAAACATGATCACACATTTCTGATGATAATGATAGAGATCATCTACAATCTCAATCTGATTGGAGTGACCAGAACAGAACAGATTCATAACAAGTTTTCTCACGAAGAAAGAATGCTGTAATTAAAATCGATTGGAACAGtatataaaatttctcacagaATTGTAAGACAAAATCGGATCAATGAAACAGTATACCAACAATAGGGCCAGAACGATACCAGATTTTTGCCCTCTACGATGACGCGATTCTGAGAGCGAATGACTCGCTTGATGACACCCGTCTCGCCCTTGTCTTTGCCTCTTGTTATCATCACCTGTAAATGAGATTAGAAAAACTATTAACTAATAAATAATGGATAAAGAAAGAGGCACAAAGAAAATGATATACATTCCCCCCTCACATTATCTCCTCTGAGAATCTTCCAGTGCCTAATGAGTTTCTCAGCCGCTTTCCAACCCATTTCAAATTAAACCCAGATATCTGCAGAAGCCAAAACAAACATTACAACCAAAAGATGCGTTATTTCAATGGACGATTAGCATAACACTCACATTAAATCTCACAGCATAAGAAACAATCCCATTTCCTAAAATCAGCGAGTGGGTTCATCGAATTTTTCCTGTTAAATACAATTTTCCATAGCAAAACTTAGATTTCGAAGTAAACAAGCAAAGAACCCAGTTTCCAAACGCGTTCCCACTTGTCAAAAAGCGTTGAGGCATTTCGTCGAACGCTTGGTGGGCATTCTATGCTTAACGAGTAACTTCAAATAAGCAGGTGCTAATTATTACACGAGCAACAATAAGCTCACCTAAGTGAGAGTAAAAACCTAAATTACGTACTGTTATCTCGGCGTCTGCGTCCGCACGGTCGGTGGAGTTATCCCAGAAGAGTTCGCTCGGAAGAACAGGAAGAAGACGAAGTTCAAAATTGGAAAAGGATTTAGGGGAAGAGGAGCGAAGAGAAGGATTTCTATGGGCTTCAGGTTGGGCCCAGATTCAATTCTTTGACAACAGGCCCAAGAAAGACACTAATACGATGTCGTTTACGTATTTTTTGGCATGAATTTGGTCGGTTGGTACTTAATTTGGATTTCAGAGGATTTTAAGCAACTTTTTGAAGTAGATTTTGAAGAATTTTAATAGATTCTaacaattttatataaattttgacAGATTTATATGCGTTTGTATTATAGATTTCTATGAATTTGTTTATTTCATAGATATCTTAGGATTTTTAGTTAACTTTTACAGCGTAAATGAATTTCTTTGCACAAT
This window of the Malus domestica chromosome 03, GDT2T_hap1 genome carries:
- the LOC108170236 gene encoding uncharacterized protein — translated: MGWKAAEKLIRHWKILRGDNVMITRGKDKGETGVIKRVIRSQNRVIVEGKNLVKKHIKQGQGHEGGIFTVEAPLHASNVQVVDPVTGRPVKVGVRYLEDGMKVRVSRGLGASGSIIPRPEILKIRTTPRPTVAGPKDTPMDVVFEKTYDAKTGKGMPEL